The genomic segment CCGGGGCCACGGGGGCAACCGGGGCCACGGGGGCAACCGGGGCCACGGGGGCGACCGGGGCCACGGGGCCGGCCGGCGGGCTGGCTGCGTTCGGATACATCTTCAACCAAGGGGCCCAAACGGTGGCGATTGAGGCGGCTGTGGCATTCGACACGAACGGGCCGCTGCTCGGGATCACGCACGCCCCTGGTAACGCGGGATCCGTCGTCACCGCCGCGGGGATCTACGCGATCAGCTATTCAGTGTCGGGTGTCGAACCGGGCCAGTTCGCCGTGTTCGTGAACGGTGCGGCGGCCGCGGGAACTGTCTACGGGTCCGGCGCAGGTACCCAGCAGGACAATGGTCAAGTGATCCTCACCCTGTCGGCCGGCGATGTGGTGACCCTCGTGAACCACTCGTCGGCGGCTGCTGTCACCCTCCAGACGTTGGCCGGGGGGACGCAGACGAACGTGAACGCGTCCATCCTCATCGAGAAACTCGCTTAGGGCCGCAAGTGCCGCGCCCCGTGACCCAGAACCCGGGGCGGCTCGGGGCGGCGCGTCGGGCTGTCTGCGGCGTCTTGCTTTCTGGCGCTCTGAAATCTCGTCCGCGTGGGCGAGATGAGCCCCACCGACTCGACCCGACCGCTTCTGACTCGAGTCACTGGGCCGGTCGGGCGGAGCCGTGCGTATTCTGTTGATCGCGCAAGATCTCTTCCTGGATCTGCGGCGCGAGGCAACCGCGGAACCACAGGATCGAGAGCCACGCCAGGACCATGATGGCGAGGAGGCGGGCGCCCACCGACCGCCAGAACGGGGACTCGCGGCGGTGGTGGGTCATGGCCCCGGTTACCCCTTTCGGCCCTTGCCGGTGATCGTCCGCGACTCGGTTAGGACCGCGTCCATGAACACGTCGTGCCCGGCCACGGGGATCTCCTCGAAGATCTGGCAGTCGAACGCGAGCGCGACGAGCGGGGCGTCCGATCGGGCGTTCGCGAGGAGCCGGTCGTAGTAACCCTTCCCCTGGCCCATCCGCCCGCCCCGCAGGTCGAACGCCGTGCCGGGGACCATCACGAGGTCGAGGTCGGCGGGCCGCACCTTCTTCGCGGCGCGGTCGCGCAGCTCGGCCCGGGGCTCCAGAATCTTGTACGCGCCCTCGACCAGTTCGCTCATGTCTTCGAGCAGAAACAGTTCGAGTTCGTTGGTTTCCACGACGCACCAGGGCACCACGACGCGCTTGCCGTGCGCGAGCGCCGCGGGGAGCGTGTGGCGCGTGCGGACCTCGCTGCCCGCGTCCACGTACCACATCACCGTTTGCGCCGCGGCGTAGGCGGGCAGGGCGGTGAACGTGCCGCAAATGGTGCGGCTCAGCTCGTCCTTGTTCTTCTGCGCGACGCGGTTCTTTCGAGCCATTTCGCGGATGAACGTCTTCATCGTCTGCGGGTCGGTCGGTTCGGTCGCATCGGACATGTGCGGGCCTCCCGGGCGCGGGGCGAATGACACGTTTGGGGATTGATCCCGATCTACCGCGGCG from the Frigoriglobus tundricola genome contains:
- a CDS encoding BclA C-terminal domain-containing protein; the encoded protein is MNRSLRALLSRLTTKTRASCMTPARPAFRPTLDALLEERLTPALIVTEIPTTLLFPITQFASGGSPGPAGPAGATGATGATGPAGATGATGATGATGATGATGATGATGATGPAGGLAAFGYIFNQGAQTVAIEAAVAFDTNGPLLGITHAPGNAGSVVTAAGIYAISYSVSGVEPGQFAVFVNGAAAAGTVYGSGAGTQQDNGQVILTLSAGDVVTLVNHSSAAAVTLQTLAGGTQTNVNASILIEKLA
- a CDS encoding 5-formyltetrahydrofolate cyclo-ligase, whose product is MSDATEPTDPQTMKTFIREMARKNRVAQKNKDELSRTICGTFTALPAYAAAQTVMWYVDAGSEVRTRHTLPAALAHGKRVVVPWCVVETNELELFLLEDMSELVEGAYKILEPRAELRDRAAKKVRPADLDLVMVPGTAFDLRGGRMGQGKGYYDRLLANARSDAPLVALAFDCQIFEEIPVAGHDVFMDAVLTESRTITGKGRKG